One genomic region from Thermoleptolyngbya sichuanensis A183 encodes:
- a CDS encoding inorganic phosphate transporter yields MIWIVIASGLALYVAWNLGANDVANSMGTSVGSGAVSLRQALAIAGVLEFAGAVLFGRRVVDTLASDVVSPDQFTDTPQVLVLGMVSVLLTCGLWLNLATRLGLPVASSHAVVGAIAGFGWAASGLHSVNGSLLGQISLTWLVTPLISGAIAAGVYTVLRRGILQAPQPLQQTYEWLPWLSLVLVSGFGLIVLPGLQPAISAQINLPPHTLALATGAIATLGLSAIAARPVALSDAPNPTEENGEGIAVKLVNPVEQIMARFQLISACFVAFAHGSNDVGNAIAPLATIVHLTQPAGDEAILPLWILGLGALGMVGGLAVWGGRVIATIGEGIVALRPSSGLCAELATAATVLIASRVGLPVSTSHALVGAVVGIGLSQRNSQIHWSMVRQIGLAWVGTIPLCGGLAAAIFWGLISLTH; encoded by the coding sequence GTGATTTGGATTGTGATTGCCAGTGGATTAGCCCTGTACGTTGCCTGGAACCTGGGCGCGAACGATGTGGCGAATTCAATGGGCACGTCGGTTGGATCGGGAGCGGTGTCGCTGCGGCAGGCATTGGCGATCGCCGGAGTGCTGGAGTTTGCAGGAGCAGTGCTGTTTGGGCGGCGAGTGGTGGACACGTTGGCCAGCGACGTGGTCAGTCCAGATCAGTTCACCGATACGCCCCAGGTTTTGGTGCTGGGCATGGTGTCTGTGCTGCTGACTTGCGGGCTGTGGCTTAATCTGGCCACGCGGCTGGGGCTGCCCGTCGCGTCGTCTCATGCCGTTGTGGGGGCGATCGCCGGGTTTGGCTGGGCGGCATCCGGTCTGCATTCCGTGAACGGGTCCCTGCTGGGTCAAATTTCCCTCACTTGGCTGGTCACGCCGCTAATTAGCGGGGCGATCGCCGCTGGGGTTTATACCGTTCTGCGGCGCGGCATCTTGCAGGCTCCGCAGCCGCTCCAGCAGACCTATGAATGGCTACCCTGGCTGAGTTTGGTGCTGGTCAGCGGGTTTGGGCTGATTGTGCTGCCTGGGCTGCAACCTGCCATTTCAGCCCAAATTAACCTACCGCCCCACACGCTGGCGCTGGCCACCGGGGCGATCGCCACTCTGGGCCTTAGCGCGATCGCCGCTCGTCCTGTGGCGTTGTCTGATGCGCCAAATCCTACCGAAGAAAATGGGGAGGGGATTGCCGTCAAGCTGGTCAATCCTGTCGAGCAGATCATGGCGCGATTCCAGTTGATCAGCGCGTGCTTTGTCGCCTTTGCCCACGGCTCAAACGATGTCGGCAATGCGATCGCGCCCTTGGCGACAATTGTCCACCTGACGCAGCCTGCCGGGGATGAGGCAATCCTACCGCTGTGGATTTTGGGGCTGGGGGCGCTGGGCATGGTGGGTGGGCTGGCGGTGTGGGGGGGGCGCGTCATCGCCACCATCGGCGAAGGCATTGTCGCGCTGCGACCCAGCAGCGGCCTCTGTGCAGAACTGGCCACCGCCGCGACCGTGCTGATCGCCTCGCGGGTGGGACTGCCCGTGTCTACGTCCCACGCGCTGGTCGGCGCAGTCGTGGGGATTGGTCTGTCCCAGCGCAACAGCCAGATTCACTGGAGCATGGTGCGTCAGATCGGTCTGGCGTGGGTGGGCACGATTCCGCTTTGTGGCGGACTGGCCGCTGCAATTTTTTGGGGATTAATCAGCCTAACGCATTGA